One genomic window of Cydia strobilella chromosome 11, ilCydStro3.1, whole genome shotgun sequence includes the following:
- the LOC134745163 gene encoding uncharacterized protein LOC134745163 isoform X2 — translation MLKAPPRTRVIRKAIRNIQKSAIDGGLNGVLLRQYDYVCNYNNETANKVYNRKLVVAIVVVFLSVVISVSLGNSVLSVRCLLPNNYLVWEATRPLADCAYCANVTKPIILRNVSRRDFTNYAYSSRPIIVKNAISHWRATDLDFYKFKRLYENTVGSYESVDEGCQFLNFKTDLFTLKEVFNMPDARARNEPGQKPWYVGWGNCHPDILAKVRQYYNMPEFLPEDAEFPATENIFFGYEMGAVMHFFWIPDCGTMPLASPRVNSH, via the exons ATGCTAAAAGCGCCCCCCAGAACTAGAGTTATAAGAAAAGCTATACGCAACATACAAAAAAGTGCCATTGACGGTGGATTAAACGGGGTCTTACTGAGACAGTATGATTACGTTTGCAATTATAATAATGAAACAGCAAACAAAGTTTACAACAGGAAATTGGTGGTGGCGATAGTTGTAGTTTTTCTATCGGTAGTGATAAGCGTGAGTTTAGGAAATAGCGTATTAAGTGTGAGATGTTTATTACCTAACAATTACCTTGTGTGGGAAGCGACTCGGCCGCTGGCAGATTGCGCATATTGTGCTAACGTCACGAAACCCATTATATTACGGAACGTCTCCCGGCGAGACTTTACT AACTATGCATATTCATCTAGACCTATCATAGTTAAAAATGCCATAAGCCACTGGAGAGCTACGGACCTTGACTTTTACAAATTCAAGAGGCTATATGAGAATACTGTGGGGAGCTATGAGAGTGTTGACGAAGGATGCCAATTTCTTAATTTCAAAACAGATCTGTTTACATTGAAGGAAGTATTTAATATGCCTGATGCCAGGGCTAGGAATGAGCCAGGGCAGAAACCCTGGTATGTTGGTTG GGGAAATTGTCATCCAGATATTTTAGCTAaagtcagacaatattataacatGCCAGAATTCCTTCCTGAAGATGCAGAGTTCCCAGCAACTGAAAATATCTTCTTTGGATATGAAATGGGAGCTGTTATGCAT